One Bacillus amyloliquefaciens DSM 7 = ATCC 23350 DNA window includes the following coding sequences:
- the yyaC gene encoding spore protease YyaC, whose amino-acid sequence MNRKGGLFSQERAKQYVSHTDSSAANQIQAILASSLRKAAGRPLVTVCIGTDRSTGDSLGPLVGTKLENMKLGRLHVYGTLSDPVHAVNMKDKLKDIHHIHKNPFIIAVDACLGRVKSVGSFQIGDGPLKPGAGVQKDLPEIGDVHINGIVNVSGFMEYFVLQNTRLHLVMSMANVLAEGLQLTDKTEGRQERLSPFHKLTRRI is encoded by the coding sequence ATGAATCGAAAAGGCGGGCTTTTTTCTCAAGAACGGGCAAAACAATATGTGTCTCATACAGATTCTTCTGCCGCGAATCAAATACAAGCGATCCTTGCTTCATCTTTACGTAAAGCAGCCGGCCGACCGTTAGTCACCGTATGTATCGGTACAGATCGATCGACCGGAGATTCATTAGGTCCGCTCGTAGGAACAAAGTTAGAAAACATGAAATTAGGCAGGTTGCACGTTTACGGTACACTGTCAGATCCCGTTCACGCCGTAAATATGAAAGACAAACTGAAAGATATTCACCATATACATAAAAATCCGTTTATTATTGCGGTTGACGCTTGTTTAGGCCGCGTTAAAAGCGTAGGGTCATTTCAAATCGGCGATGGGCCGCTGAAACCCGGAGCTGGTGTTCAAAAAGACCTTCCTGAGATCGGTGACGTCCATATCAATGGAATCGTCAATGTCAGCGGGTTTATGGAGTATTTTGTTTTGCAGAATACGAGGCTCCATCTTGTTATGAGCATGGCGAATGTTTTAGCAGAGGGATTACAGCTGACAGATAAAACAGAAGGCCGCCAGGAACGGCTCAGTCCGTTTCATAAGCTGACAAGACGTATATAA
- a CDS encoding GNAT family N-acetyltransferase has product MYIRRLTASDTQPYSNIRLEALKDHPDAFAVSHNEEKEWLPEKFKARIEADNAIMLGAFEKDRLIGIIKISKQPLYKLRHIAIIGSMYVSPEYRGSGAGKALMTKAISQAKKMKDTEQLHLSVTSTNEPGKKLCAQ; this is encoded by the coding sequence ATGTACATCAGGCGTTTAACCGCAAGTGATACTCAGCCCTATTCCAACATCAGACTCGAAGCTTTAAAGGATCACCCGGACGCTTTCGCCGTCAGCCATAATGAGGAGAAAGAATGGCTGCCCGAAAAATTCAAAGCCAGGATCGAAGCCGACAATGCCATCATGCTTGGCGCTTTTGAAAAAGACAGACTGATAGGAATCATTAAGATATCCAAGCAGCCTCTGTATAAACTAAGACACATTGCGATTATCGGTTCTATGTATGTTTCTCCCGAATACCGGGGGTCAGGCGCAGGAAAAGCGTTAATGACCAAAGCCATCAGCCAGGCAAAGAAGATGAAAGACACGGAACAGCTCCATCTCTCAGTTACTTCAACAAATGAACCCGGCAAAAAACTCTGCGCTCAATAG
- a CDS encoding ParB/RepB/Spo0J family partition protein: protein MAKGGLGKGINALFNQVDLSEETVEEIKISDLRPNPYQPRKQFDDESLAELKESIIQHGILQPIIVRKSLKGYDIVAGERRYRAAKLAGKETVPAIVRELSESLMREIALLENLQREDLSPLEEALAYDSLLKHLDITQEQLAKRLGKSRPHIANHLRLLTLPESIQNLIVEGTLSMGHGRTLLGLKNKNKLEPLVKKVVEEQLNVRQLEQLIQQLNSNVPRETKKKEPVQDVVLKERESYLQNYFGTTVNIKRQKKKGKIEIEFFSNEDLERILELLSEREA from the coding sequence ATGGCTAAAGGCGGGCTCGGAAAAGGGATTAATGCGTTGTTTAATCAAGTTGATTTGTCTGAAGAGACAGTGGAAGAGATTAAGATCAGTGATTTACGCCCCAATCCTTATCAGCCAAGAAAACAATTTGATGATGAGTCATTAGCTGAACTGAAGGAATCCATCATTCAGCATGGCATTCTTCAGCCCATTATCGTGAGAAAATCATTGAAGGGCTACGATATTGTAGCCGGCGAACGCCGTTATCGCGCCGCAAAACTTGCCGGTAAAGAGACAGTGCCGGCTATCGTGCGGGAGTTATCTGAATCGCTGATGCGGGAAATCGCCCTATTGGAGAACCTTCAGCGGGAAGATTTATCACCGCTTGAAGAAGCTCTTGCATATGATTCACTGCTGAAGCATTTGGATATTACGCAGGAACAGCTCGCTAAACGGCTCGGGAAAAGCAGACCTCATATTGCCAACCATTTAAGACTGCTGACGCTTCCTGAAAGCATCCAGAACCTCATTGTAGAAGGTACGTTATCCATGGGGCACGGCAGAACCCTGCTCGGTTTGAAAAATAAAAACAAGCTTGAACCGCTTGTGAAGAAAGTGGTTGAAGAACAGCTTAACGTCCGTCAGCTTGAGCAGCTCATTCAGCAATTAAACAGTAATGTTCCACGTGAAACAAAGAAAAAAGAACCTGTTCAAGATGTTGTGTTAAAAGAGCGGGAATCGTATTTGCAAAATTACTTCGGAACAACAGTCAATATTAAGAGACAAAAGAAAAAGGGGAAAATTGAGATTGAGTTTTTCTCAAATGAAGACCTTGAACGTATCCTTGAGCTTTTGTCTGAAAGAGAAGCGTAA